In Bartonella bovis 91-4, the following proteins share a genomic window:
- a CDS encoding antA/AntB antirepressor family protein — MEAPITHQNNKTDQETVRMVKMVKAHILHERLKIKTNFNDWITKRIQEYEFEEGEDFRILPFEDSNDHSKKKYYLTVDMAKKLAQAEKSGAARIVYQHLAFCV; from the coding sequence ATGGAAGCTCCTATTACTCATCAGAATAATAAAACTGATCAAGAAACCGTGCGAATGGTGAAAATGGTGAAGGCTCATATATTACATGAGCGTTTGAAAATAAAAACCAACTTTAATGATTGGATTACTAAACGCATCCAAGAATATGAATTTGAGGAAGGGGAGGACTTTCGTATATTGCCTTTTGAAGATTCAAATGACCATTCAAAAAAGAAATACTACCTTACCGTAGACATGGCAAAAAAGCTTGCCCAAGCTGAGAAAAGTGGTGCAGCCAGAATAGTCTATCAACACCTCGCGTTTTGCGTTTGA
- a CDS encoding LexA family transcriptional regulator, producing MILLPKDRLKMARKRAGYPTPSKAARALSILNVNTLTSHENGNRDISRKMAKRYGEVFNVDPGWILYGESSQDNPSLNESIPLISWVSAGELSEQEGITNFLDCSMIEAVNLPAGEWIALRVDGSSMNKISPPDSIIFVNMRDKKLVPNACYVIADETGRATYKRYRPNDNPPFQPASYDRTIKAPKLEGAISIIGRVRRTILEM from the coding sequence ATGATTCTTTTACCAAAAGATAGACTTAAAATGGCACGTAAGCGCGCTGGATATCCAACACCGAGCAAAGCCGCGCGTGCTTTATCAATTCTCAATGTTAATACATTAACTAGTCATGAAAATGGAAATCGTGATATCTCGCGTAAAATGGCTAAGCGATATGGAGAGGTATTTAATGTAGATCCTGGATGGATTTTGTATGGCGAGTCTTCTCAGGATAATCCTAGTCTCAATGAGAGCATTCCTTTAATTTCGTGGGTTAGTGCTGGAGAATTAAGTGAGCAAGAAGGTATAACGAATTTTTTAGATTGTTCTATGATCGAAGCTGTCAACCTTCCAGCGGGTGAGTGGATTGCTTTACGCGTAGATGGTTCGTCTATGAATAAAATTAGCCCTCCAGATTCTATAATATTTGTAAATATGCGCGATAAAAAACTTGTGCCAAATGCTTGTTATGTTATTGCAGATGAAACTGGAAGAGCAACATATAAGCGGTACAGACCAAATGATAACCCTCCTTTTCAACCGGCTTCATATGACAGAACAATAAAAGCCCCAAAACTCGAAGGCGCCATCTCAATAATAGGCCGTGTACGGCGTACTATTCTTGAAATGTAA